The nucleotide window TCCCAGCCTCGGAACCGGCATCGGACTTGCTTATTTGCCCTCCGCGTGGACTAAGATCGGGACGGAAGTCCGCATCGACGTCCGGGGGCGCCAGTTCCCCGCGAAAGTCGTGAAGAAACCGTTTTACAAGCCCGCCGCGAAAGCCTGACATCACCCCGTTCCTGCTTTGTTTATGAACGTTCCATCAGACCTCCGTTTCAATACCTCCCACGAATGGGTCCGCCTTGAGGGCGACATCGCCACCGTGGGTATCTCCGACCACGCCCAGGAAGAGCTGACCGACGTCGTGTTCGTCGAGCTTCCCGCCGTGGGCCGCGCTGTCGATGCCGGCGACCCGACCGCCGTGGTCGAGTCCGTGAAGGCAGCCAGCGACATCTACGCCCCGATCGGCGGCGAGGTGGTTGAGGTGAATCCGGAAGTCGAGGCCAACCCGGCCCTCGTGAACACCGATCCCTATGGCGCGGGCTGGATCTTCAAGCTCCGCGTGAAGAACACCGCCGACGTCGAGTCCCTCCTGACTCCGGAAGGTTACATCGCCCAGATCAGCTGATCCCAAGGTCCTCCGAACATTCCCTGCTTTTGCGAAGGCGCTCCGCTTCTCCGGCGCGCCTTCGCCCTTTCCA belongs to Luteolibacter ambystomatis and includes:
- the gcvH gene encoding glycine cleavage system protein GcvH gives rise to the protein MNVPSDLRFNTSHEWVRLEGDIATVGISDHAQEELTDVVFVELPAVGRAVDAGDPTAVVESVKAASDIYAPIGGEVVEVNPEVEANPALVNTDPYGAGWIFKLRVKNTADVESLLTPEGYIAQIS